The genomic window CTTGCTCTTAACCTTGAAAAAACAACACAgccaatttgttgttgctcccGACTTCTGGCGgctttctttttgtttttgtttcggttttttactgaactttgtttttgttctacCGCTGATAAGAttcttattttctttcttttttctccttaatttgcttttttcttcttttttcttctcttGATGTGCGCTAGTGCGTATGGTGGGCCTTTTTTTCTGAGTGTACGTGTGAGCGTACAGCAAATATTGAATTTCTACACAAATTTTATTAGGGAATGTCGGAATGTGAATAGAGTCTTGCTATTCCATTTGGCATGTTATTTGCtaaattttctattaatttaatttcttagtcgaatatatacatatacctaTATCTGTATTTTGTACACAGCTGTGTTGAAAATTGTTGCAGAGAAAAAAGGCAAGGGTGAAGATTTGAGGTTTTTATTACAATAAGAAATGTAGCCTAGTTGTACTTACCGCCAATATAAAATccatatatatagtatgtagAAACTTGCTTTCCTACATCGAAGAACCGCTGAAAGGCCCCCGAATTTCACAAATTGTTCCTGATTTTTATGCGGTTTAATGAACTTGAACTCTTATCAGTCAGGTTGGCTTTCTTGATATTGCCCAGAAGAGAGAGCTGTAATGCAACAAAAGAAGCGGAATAAACAAAGTCGGCGATCTTACTCATTCCATGCGGCGTCATGTGAATTTATTTTAGGATTTTGAACTTGGTCGAGTTGGGAAATAAAGCAGGGCTATCGAAATTGGGTCGCCATTTTTTCGTTAGTCTGCGTCACTTAGAATTAATATCAGAAAGCGACATTTTTTGTAAGTAAGAACTCTAACACACATTTTAAAGGCTAAAAAAATCGTTGAACTTTATGTTACTCAAAAAATGTACCAGTAAAACGTTTGCAATACGTTACTTATGATTTTAAAAGTACACCCCTAGAAGTATGCCAAtattttttcagcttttggAAGTGTAATTTTCActttctatatatgtatagtaaGTAAGTTTACAgcttaaaaatttttttcaacaaTTACGAAGTTTTATGGTCTCAAACTTGCTTTAAAACTTTCCTCCCGAATTCATCACATCACATATTCATGGGGAAATCATTTCCTGGCAACCCGATTAGCTTGTAGTCCTCCAAACGCCATTACACTTTTATCACTAAACATTTCAAAgaatttttcaaacttttaCCCCGTTTTAAACAAGATGACGTCCATGCTGGATACGCCGATAGTTTCCATCTTCGATTTGATGGTGGAACGGCACATAAGGCTGCGCGAGGAACTGAAAGACGCGGTCACAAATGGGACTACACCAACTCGTCGTCCAAAAGCAGAACGTGGAGCAGCCGACGGAAAGAAATCACTTCCTAAACCCAAACCAAGTCCAATGAAGTGGCCCTTGCCAGAAGAACCTGAATTCATGTCTCCGACACCGGCAAATGCCATCACTGCCGCGCATTTGACCAAGAAACATACTACCCTCAAGATCCAGCCACCGATCGAGAAGGAGGTGATCAAGAAACTGGTGGAGAAGATGTCCAATGGACCTGGCAAGACCAGGACCGTGACCCCCAGGCACACCCAGTCCAGCAAGAAGACCAGTGCCAAGTCCTCCAAGACGGTGGTCATAGCCCCTCGGAGAAGGAAAGTAGCCGGGCAAGGATCATTTCGCGTCAAGCCCAAGCTCAGCAAGACCAGTTCCACTCAGCTGAAGCGGACGCCTCTTTCTGCAAGAAGAACAGAAGCTGCGGCTAAGGATGCCAGTCCACAGGGCAAAACCAAGACCAAGAAGAACTCGACTGAGAGGACGGGTCCACAGATGCGAAATACCAGGTCAGTAGATCCCCTCGGCAATGCAGACGCTCCTGTCTCGAAGCGATGGCGTCTTTAGAAGCGATATATCCGTAGATTTTCATTCGTTCAatctaattaaatttgcacCAAGTAATGAACAACTTTATATCACAGTGATCCCTCATGTGATGGACCGCACTGAATCCCACATGAAGGCGATCAAAATTGGAAATGTACATAACTGCGGTTTGTCTAGTTTCTATAcatgaataaaaaatatattaaaatgaattacaattaaatgcaataGATTCAATTAAACGGGAATTAAATTAAACCCATGAGAACCCTTATAATTTAGTGCCCATTCATCAAATTAAGGcggtatttttttatttttatttatttggttttataataaattagaATTTTCATTGCTGCAGCTTAACATTCGGTTTCTTATTCTTGTATGTTCTGCTTAATAAGCCTAACTTGTGACACAGATTGTAAGCCAATTTTGCTAGGGCCCAAATTAATTTGACGAGAGTTAGTTTTTAGAGTGGCATTAACCaacttataaattttgttAGCTTAAATCTAAAtgtattttcttaattattcCAGTTTAGATTTCTCTTCTCTTCACATTCAATTCGCACaagtttctgttttttctagcttttgctttgtttatttctgCTCTCGTACTTTAAAATGCAACTACTACAGACTAACAATACTTGGCCATATATACGGTTCATATATATAGTGTATATAGAGTACGCAGTTACTGGCCTTAGCTCTGACTTGCGATTTAGATTAAATAGTTTGAAGCATCTTGTTTctgatttttgtattggtattggtatcagtatcagtatcagtatcgGTATCGTCTGTAAACGGGCGCCAAAAATCGAAAAGGGTAAAGAGTTGGAAGGAGTTATACAAAAGAACGAAAACATTGCTCACAATTGTTTCGATTggttttacaaaaatattgtaCACAATAAGTATTTTGTATAATCGCTTTTATCAAATTTCCCCTAGCCATGGACTGGCAATTATGTTATAGTTATAAttatagttatagttatatactctccagtttgccagttttgCGCTTGCTCGACATGTAAATGAATtttctaaaacaaaaattcagGGCGCTCTCTCTTGatttgtttcggtttttggtaTGTTTTGTGAGATATGAAATACTTGAGGATTTGTAGATACATTTGTCTGAAGCAAAGCCAAGCAAACAGGTGCTACACGTAAATGCCgtgataaaaacaaaacaattgcCCTAATCTAACTAAAATGCAGCTACTTAGATCATAAATTACACTGCGCTTTTCTTACCATTAAAACATAATCgtaaatatgtatacaaaCTTATTGGTTTGTGttcttaatttcttttcaAAGTGTGTTGGGTTTGTGACTAAatgttaattgaattttaaattcattttcagattttttgGTGGCTTTGCTCTTGGCCCAAAAAAACGTTTTTGGGTGTTTTGCTAACTTGTCGAAGACAATTGGATTGGACTCATTTTACTTGCacattttgttaaataattttactGCTAGCGTACAATGATTTCAGCCAAAGTTCTTTCAGtctgaaaaacaaaaggtaTTTGAGTAAAACGGGTTTAAAGCAAACTTATGTTCTCCACATAAAAAGCGTTGTACAGGGAAGCATCCAAGATACAAATTAGTCAAACATAAAATGGGTTAGGTGAGAGTGAATGAGTACTTTCTACAAGggtaaatacaaaaattaaaaattacttaCAAAAATACAGGGTTTTAACAGTGAGTTTGTGTGGTGCCACGGGAATTGCTTCCCTATTCTTCATTctgaatattaaaattttgtttgggaTTTTCAATACAATTTCAATCGTTAGTCATGATACATAAACTGTGCTGGCCTTGAGTTTGCTCTACGGGATACAGGACTTATATCTAAAGAACACTCAATTCTGCTTGAGATAGATGTTGGAAAACATAGAGTAAACCTTGATTGGGATACATGAATGTTCAACATTAACCTGCCTATTCAGTGTCAGAGGATGTGCTTCTTAATCCGAGAGAGAAGAACATGCACAATTTGGGGTTTTGTGTATTGCTAACTAGGAGATCAGTAACAAATGCCCGCTGGTGCAGTGCGTTTCAAAACTTTCAGACCGTTTCATTTGCTCGTATGGAGAGTAAAGTTGGCGGTAGtaagtaataaaaacaaaaacattaaatgcaaatagaaaacaaCCTAggttcttaaataaaaaactaatgTATCCAGTaaaaattcatattcattCATAACGCTGACGACGTTAATTGGAGTCATTAAATCTGCCCTGCAGTTATGAAACGCGTTGCAAGtatacatgtgtgtgtgtggtagTGAGTGTTAAAGTTACAATTAGTTGTCGCTCTTGCTGTTTTTGCCGAAGTCTCTGATTGCTGCTGTTAATCACCGCCTAATGAGATGCTTAGAATTCAGTGCGCCCCgccatcgacatcgacatcgactCGATGCTCTGACGCAGGTGGCTATCGTTGGTGATCTTTTCGCAGACAATGCTCACCTTTTTCAGCAGCTCGATGGCAGTTTGGAGCACCTGTTGCCACTTGTGCCACTCATTCTCGTGCGCCATCTCCTGGTCGCGCAGCAGTTCCAGCCATTCCTGATTCGTGCTCGGCAGCTCACTGAAACGGGCAGAGGACCATTTGCATACAATTAAATCTTATTTGGCCATCAGTATTGATTTGGACTCACCTCAAGGCCGCCAAACTGGGCATGCGGGCCCGCCGATTGAGATCCACGTCAATGCGTTCCTCCAGCCTCCAGAGCTTAAGTAATAATATCACATTTAATGCCAGCATCAAGCACAGCAAGAGTATAACCAACAACCACAAGCCCTTGTGTCTAAGTCTGTGACCCTGTGACCCATGACCCGTTGCCAGAGGCTGGCCGTCGCCGCCGCCCAgatgcaactgctgctgctgtaggTGCTGCTTGTGCGGCTGTAGGTGGTGATGGTGCatttgctgctggtggtggagctgctgctgcttgccGCCCTCGAGCAGCAGCGGATGACCGGCGGCGGCGCCGACTGCCGCCCCAGGAATGCTACCCGCGGACAGCATTTGGGTCTCCAGGGGATCACCGGCTGGGGCCGGACCAACTGCCTCCTCCAGAGGGCGAATTTGGGTGGCGGTACCTGCGGAGAAACGGGGACGAGCGAAGGAATGGCAGATGGTACGGTTAGAAATCAAACCATTCGAACGGAAGAGTAGAAATGAACATAGGCTGGCAACAAAATCACAACATTAAgagcacaacaaaatataaatgactagtaaataaatgaaactGCAATAAAAAGCAAGTGAATTAGGTACATGATTAGGTCTAGCAATCGTCACAGgagaatttatataaaataagagACACATTATCATTAAAGTGGAACAACTCCAGAAAAGTTTGCATTACCAGTAGATAATTTGGTATACAAAGAATCAAGCTTTGTggtgaaaaaaatttttgcaaGAAATTTAGTGAATAACATTATACGTTTTCTTCAATGAAATTATTACACGAACCAAATTGGAATTTGTTAAAGCTTCGTCAAGTTCTTGTGACTTAGTTAAgcgtaaataaattatgaactAGAAGGGGCCAAAACTTTAAGCGAAAAATGAGCGAAGCCTTATCGAAACTTGataaagcaattaaaagtAATCATTACCAGGAAAAAATTATTAGATTAAAAAAAGGAAGCATTTCAAAGGAAGGTTAATATAAGTGAAATCGATTTATGACCCGCAACCTATATCACACGTGCTCTCTGCCACTGCCAGCTGTGGTGCCTCTTATCAATTCGGCTAAGCAGCTGCAGAATGTATATTTCAAGTTAAGTCTAATCGAATTCAGAGAACGATATAATTCcctttttaaatcaaaaatccCTCTATATATAGTTTCCAAAAATCATTTCTAAGCCTTCGCTTCTTGGTTGAGAGACCACCTAATGAGCTGATAACTTTTGTAACTAATAACTTATTTTCTTGGAtaaagtgaaaattaattgaagaTTCCTTCAATATGTTAAGCTGAAGTTTGAAATTCTCAATAGACAATTAGATACACATATGAAAAGTGACTGATctattaaatttctttttagtACTCTGTGCATCATAGACAGACACAATTCCTCTGTGACAATTGCAAGGCAGAAATGATCCAAATATTTAAGCTATACCTCTGCTGGACTGCAGTAGAGCCTTACGGTGATGCCAGTGATGAGGATGCTGGTGATGATGGGGAAGCAGAGGCTGATGATGGTGGGAGTGCCTGGGTTcgtgatgatgatgctgacTACcgtggtgatggtgatgatgatggtgcatgtgcatgtgctggtgctgatgctgttCCTGCTGATGGGAATGTCGCGACTCTTGGATGCTGTCATTGTCCGTACTTGTGGCTGTATGGAGGGCACCTGTCGTGATGGAGGTGGTCGACGTGGATGTGGCGGATTGCTGATTCATGCCTGAGATGTATGTTGATTGTAGCTGGATGTTGCTTTTGATTCTTAACGAGTTGTTTGATGTTTATTGTGAGCATGCGTGCGTTTTGGTGTGGTTAGAAGAAGCAATGGCAATTGGCATTGGCAGTTATTTTCGAATTCTAactctgattttttttttatatgttcaTTACAATATTAGAAAGaaattgctttgctttgctgctgtatttgctgtttttgtttttgtttttgttgttcttgttgttgtggttgttgcaTTGTAGTTAATTGGTTACTGGGACTAGAGTCGCAATGCTTACCTCTCCTCGGCCTCCGTCCCTTTCCCTTGGCAGGTGGAATGCAGGTCTCGCTCTGGAGCGCATGCAATTGGGCGCCAAAGAAGTCCTCCAGGCCCGCCCACGTGTTCTTCTCAATGAAGCCCTTGACCACGCCCCAGATCGACTTCTTGTACTTGATCTGGGTGTGAATTGAGAGCATAGTGTGATCATCGACAGTTCTGTGAAACGGAATATGAAAGCCAATTAGAAAAGATTAAAGTTGAGTGACTTCTGTGCACCGTTCATCAAGTGGCTAGTTATCATCGTCAACTGCAAGATGATGGATGACTCACCTGGCCAGGCAGAAGTGTATGAGCACACTGAAACTGTCCGCGTATGGAATGCCTGCATTAACACTATTTACGTCTATGGAATACAGTTCGCCCGGTTTGCTACACTCTCGCTGCGTTTGGTACTCGGTTACCTAAAGGTAATCAATATATGCATTTGACAGTCAGTTTATTTGAACGTTTCTATTTTGAGCGCAATGCACATTCACCTTTGAGGTCTTGGGTCCCACAGAGGCGGCCAATTGAACGGTGACGTTCACTGTGCGCACTTGCAGGCCCTCCTCGTTCTTGGTCCACTCGCCCAACACGAGGTCCGTTGACTTGCGCATGGCATGGAAGTCAGTTATGAATTTGGACTTGCTGAACAGTAGATTAAACAAGGTGTCCACGTTAATTGGCAGAATGGTGTGCACGATCTGGCGGCCCTCGTGCGTCGAAGTGCACTCTGTGGTGGGCACAAATCTAAGCGGGCGATGAAAGGAGTTAGATGTGTTAGATGTGATCTACACTTGACACCTCAAACTTACGGCAAATTGTTCTCCTCGGAATCAGACGAGTCGGATACATCTGTGGGCACACTCTCGGCAGCATTTTTGCCCTCCTCGCGTTGGCGATGCATTTTTCCCAGCTTTCGCTTTATCTCCAGCTTGGACTCCAATGATCCTGACCCGGAACTGGCACTGGCCTGTGATtgggctgctgttgcagccgCCACTGCGGCCGAGTTAGAAACCGTACTAACCTTCTTCTCCGCACTCATTTtgtcgctgccactgccgctggcTGCCGCCGTATTTGAACCCGACAGAGAACCCGATCCGGAGCCAGAGCCCGTGTGATTGGCaatggtggaggaggaggcagtGGTGGAGCCcgctgtgctgctgctgctggcgctggGAGCGCTCATGGTGACGCTCACCGACTGCTCCGCCGGTTTCACGGAGCTAAGTGTCAGCTCCTTGGCATTCTGTTTCATCTTCTTGTTCAATTTGCGAGAGCTCTCCCTGGTCTTATTGTTATCCGATCCGCTGGCCGAGGCGTTGGCCGATGACTTGGAGGAATTGAAGAAATATTTCGTCTTCGACTTGCGGGGGGCAGAGGCACggacgccgccgccgctgctggcACTGCTGTTTCCGCTCTGGGGGAGCAGGGGATTCGACTGGTTGGATTGGTTCGACTGTTGCGACTGGCGCTGCGAGTTGCTATCGTCATCGATGGCCGTCTGGAAGTCGAAGTCCGGCTCGTTGTCGTTGTTCAGCGTGGGATCAATGTAGTCCTCGTCGTCGGTGGTCAGGCCCAGCTCGTCGCCGTAGCAGGTGTGCACATGTTTCCAAATCTCCTGTGGCGAAAACTGCTTGTTCATCAGCGTGTTCTGCCAAACGCGGAAGAGCATCAAGAAGCTCTTGTCGCGCGAGGTGAACGTGGCAAAGAAGTACTTGTCCTTGCCGCTGGATATCGAAATGGCATTCGGTATGACCAGTGCTGTCTTCTCCTTGGTAATGGCCGTCACATCCTTCCACTTGATGCTCAAGTACGTCTCCCAGCTGAAGATGTTCGCGTGGAAGCAGACGTAGTTCTGCGACACATACAGTCGGCCCTGGACCAGAATGTCGCGTTGTAGGGCACACGAGTAGTCTGCGGAAGAAGATAATCACTTGAGTCAATTGCTTTAATTAAGTCGGGTTTTATTAACGGGAATTCATTGATGATTACACTTCTTAGTTCATTTATCTGAGTAAAAGAACACCGTAGAACACTGCCATACAAATTTAGAATAATTATTCTGGATTTTATAATGCTAAACTGCATGAGGCGTTGAATATGTCTCTACTGAATATTAATTTCATACAAAGTATGAATGCATTTTTGTCACAAATAAGCTTTGTTATTTAAGTCATATTTTATTGCTcattattttccaaaatggCGCGGCAAAGGCTTCATTATGAATCAGAAAggtatatttttgtgtttaaaGGGTAAATCGTGGATAACT from Drosophila yakuba strain Tai18E2 chromosome 2L, Prin_Dyak_Tai18E2_2.1, whole genome shotgun sequence includes these protein-coding regions:
- the LOC6526711 gene encoding membrane-anchored lipid-binding protein YSP2 isoform X3, with protein sequence MHFVTQQRAQQQHHKSSTSSSSSSLASSSSCSGQGSVSASGSGPGSVLGLGSTSRFASLRKSSSQGALPKSLATAHSFFHRPSSSQGKHKRTASLNATPMIKDSDKTNPTTSSVTIIATTAESSSSSKTPANANMIPETTQPDQLQSQTQTHTQLQPQIQSQSPSQCQLALRDQENPENLQQQSQPEEEKQAEAPGSNGGDRRDSITEEITITSTTNSSLSTKLLTIQEAAGSFEQSSVSISTSSKQIASTAAGASPSAAAAPGANESNGSVLRLVQATSSTSPGSISSVGATPSINIVSSDSPRDQPQQSQGVDSNGVAAPGDSPSSRKSSTSSKGKASQAKLSTSSSGRDEQDISQHRLSDLTQHELSLLRVDREQQVTSSSSTSNEKPAKPSRLSERAKKKSWYNVIYPNYKSRAEDFKKLFKDVPNDERLIVDYSCALQRDILVQGRLYVSQNYVCFHANIFSWETYLSIKWKDVTAITKEKTALVIPNAISISSGKDKYFFATFTSRDKSFLMLFRVWQNTLMNKQFSPQEIWKHVHTCYGDELGLTTDDEDYIDPTLNNDNEPDFDFQTAIDDDSNSQRQSQQSNQSNQSNPLLPQSGNSSASSGGGVRASAPRKSKTKYFFNSSKSSANASASGSDNNKTRESSRKLNKKMKQNAKELTLSSVKPAEQSVSVTMSAPSASSSSTAGSTTASSSTIANHTGSGSGSGSLSGSNTAAASGSGSDKMSAEKKVSTVSNSAAVAAATAAQSQASASSGSGSLESKLEIKRKLGKMHRQREEGKNAAESVPTDVSDSSDSEENNLPFVPTTECTSTHEGRQIVHTILPINVDTLFNLLFSKSKFITDFHAMRKSTDLVLGEWTKNEEGLQVRTVNVTVQLAASVGPKTSKVTEYQTQRECSKPGELYSIDVNSVNAGIPYADSFSVLIHFCLARTVDDHTMLSIHTQIKYKKSIWGVVKGFIEKNTWAGLEDFFGAQLHALQSETCIPPAKGKGRRPRRGMNQQSATSTSTTSITTGALHTATSTDNDSIQESRHSHQQEQHQHQHMHMHHHHHHHHGSQHHHHEPRHSHHHQPLLPHHHQHPHHWHHRKALLQSSRGTATQIRPLEEAVGPAPAGDPLETQMLSAGSIPGAAVGAAAGHPLLLEGGKQQQLHHQQQMHHHHLQPHKQHLQQQQLHLGGGDGQPLATGHGSQGHRLRHKGLWLLVILLLCLMLALNVILLLKLWRLEERIDVDLNRRARMPSLAALSELPSTNQEWLELLRDQEMAHENEWHKWQQVLQTAIELLKKLSLLGNIKKANLTDKSSSSLNRIKIRNNL
- the LOC6526710 gene encoding uncharacterized protein LOC6526710; this translates as MTSMLDTPIVSIFDLMVERHIRLREELKDAVTNGTTPTRRPKAERGAADGKKSLPKPKPSPMKWPLPEEPEFMSPTPANAITAAHLTKKHTTLKIQPPIEKEVIKKLVEKMSNGPGKTRTVTPRHTQSSKKTSAKSSKTVVIAPRRRKVAGQGSFRVKPKLSKTSSTQLKRTPLSARRTEAAAKDASPQGKTKTKKNSTERTGPQMRNTRSVDPLGNADAPVSKRWRL